A genomic window from Lycium barbarum isolate Lr01 chromosome 4, ASM1917538v2, whole genome shotgun sequence includes:
- the LOC132635890 gene encoding K(+) efflux antiporter 4-like isoform X1 → MSTSRRRSSLFIKLKLSTISGLLLCSALALALALALPDQQFRGGSEVRSGPKEDTFADMIDRALQKEFTENDDKHQANDAGSFNNSVAEQQAVLETVARVKPKKNDTKKEDKSFQLHHVFKLDNDHGAEETPTLIDRKDNVFIISNFKSKYPVLQLDLRLISDLVVVIVSATCGGIAFACAGQPVITGYLLAGSIVGPGGFNFVSEMVQVETVAQFGVIFLLFALGLEFSTTKLRIVRAVAVLGGLLQLLLFICLCGITASLCGGKPSEGVFVGAFLSMSSTAVVLKFLMEKNSTNALHGQVTIGILILQDCAVGLLFALLPILGGTSNVLQGLISMTKSLVMLLLFLAFLSILSRKCVPWFLKLMISLSSQTNELYQLASVAFCLLVAWCSDKLGLSLELGSFAAGVMISTTDLAQHTLEQVEPIRNFFAALFLASIGMLIHVHFLWNHVDILLASVILVVIVKTAVTSAVVKAFGYNNKTSLLVGMSLAQIGEFAFVLLSRASNVHLVEGKLYLLLLGTTALSLVTTPLLFKLIPAVVHLGVLLRWFSPDSPSEFGFKSDNFRSDSGKQRIALISKDLIHEG, encoded by the exons ATGAGTACTAGTCGGAGGAGATCATCCCTATTTATAAAGCTCAAGCTGTCTACTATTTCTGGATTGCTGCTTTGTTCTGCTTTAGCACTTGCACTTGCACTTGCGCTTCCAGATCAACAGTTTAGAGGAGGTAGTGAAGTGCGCAGTGGACCTAAAGAGGATACTTTTGCTGATATGATCGATCGAGCTCTCCAAAAAGAGTTCACTGAAAATGATGATAAACATCAAG CTAATGATGCGGGAAGCTTCAATAATAGTGTGGCCGAGCAGCAG GCGGTGTTGGAAACTGTGGCTAGAGTTAAGCCCAAGAAAAATGACACGAAGAAAGAGGACAA ATCCTTTCAACTTCATCATGTTTTCAAACTTGATAATGACCATGGAGCAGAGGAAACCCCAACATTAATAGATAGGAAG GATAATGTCTTTATCATATCTAATTTCAAGTCCAAGTATCCGGTTTTACAGTTAGACTTGAG GTTGATATCAGATCTGGTAGTGGTCATTGTCTCTGCAACATGTGGTGGAATTGCTTTTGCTTGTGCCGGTCAACCG GTTATAACTGGATACCTACTGGCAGGATCTATTGTTGGACCTGGAGGCTTTAATTTTGTCAGTGAAATGGTGCAA GTTGAGACAGTGGCTCAGTTCGGtgtaatttttcttctttttgcttTGGGGCTAGAGTTCTCAACCACAAAG CTTCGTATTGTTCGAGCAGTTGCAGTTCTTGGAGGCCTacttcaacttcttctttttatatgtctATGTGGAATTACAGCCTCG TTGTGTGGCGGTAAACCTTCAGAGGGTGTATTCGTTGGAGCATTTCTCTCAATGTCTTCTACAGCAGTG GTGTTGAAGTTTTTGATGGAAAAGAATAGTACAAATGCACTTCACGGCCAGGTTACAATTGGCATTCTTATTTTGCAG GATTGTGCTGTAGGTCTCCTGTTTGCTTTGCTTCCAATCTTGGGAGGCACGTCCAATGTTCTGCAAGGGTTAATATCCATGACAAAGTC GTTGGTCATGTTGCTCTTATTTTTGGCTTTTTTGTCAATATTATCACGGAAGTGTGTGCCATGGTTCCTGAAGCTGATGATAAGCTTATCGTCACAG ACCAATGAACTGTATCAattggcttcagtggcattttgcCTCCTTGTAGCTTGG TGTAGTGATAAGCTAGGTCTAAGCTTAGAGTTGGGTTCATTTGCTGCTGGAGTGATGATTTCAACAACTGATCTTGCCCAACATACTCTTGAACAA GTTGAACCCATACGTAACTTCTTTGCGGCTCTTTTTCTTGCCAGTATTGGGATGCTCATCCATGTACATTTCCTCTGGAACCATGTTGATATCCTACTCGCATCAGTGATATTAGTGGTCATTGTTAAAACTGCTGTGACTTCTGCAGTTGTTAAAGCCTTTGGCTACAACAACAAAACCTCACTGCTA GTCGGAATGTCTTTAGCACAAATAGGAGAATTCGCTTTTGTTTTGCTCAGTCGTGCTTCTAATGTTCATCTGGTTGAG GGTAAATTGTACCTGCTGCTTCTAGGAACAACAGCTCTCAGTCTG GTGACTACGCCATTGCTTTTCAAGCTTATCCCTGCTGTAGTTCACCTTGGAGTGTTGCTTAGGTGGTTCTCACCTGATAGTCCAAGTGAG TTTGGATTCAAAAGTGACAACTTCCGTTCTGATAGTGGTAAACAAAGGATTGCACTGATATCCAAGGATCTGATTCATGAAGGTTAA
- the LOC132635891 gene encoding transcription factor KUA1-like produces MGRKCSHCGITGHNSRTCKTHKTKNDEKSIGMKLFGVKLEIPPPSMKKSFSVGCLPNSSKISSSTDGIMASNYCDMFTEEKQDYKVSNVYLSDVLVGRTSYKKKGVPWTEEEHGIFLVGLEKLGKGDWRGISRNFVTTRTPTQVASHAQKYFLRQNSLNRKRRRRSLFDKVGMDKSTILLFDKRVVKTNGATSISCEKTPDDETNISMINFSTTSSNKDSKSSSQQYSNMPATLVDLSFINSSTFTSDPISIQDPPKPDLELTLAAPRPLNIQRRKPGGLLAGSTITVV; encoded by the exons ATGGGGAGGAAATGCTCACACTGTGGCATAACAGGTCACAATTCAAGAACCTGTAAAACTCATAAAacaaaaaatgatgaaaaaagtaTTGGTATGAAACTTTTTGGAGTGAAGCTTGAAATACCTCCTCCTTCCATGAAAAAGAGTTTTAGTGTTGGTTGCCTTCCGAATTCATCTAAAATTTCATCGTCAACAGATGGAATTATGGCATCTAATTATTGTGACATGTTTACTGAAGAAAAGCAGGATTACAAAGTGTCAAATGTCTATCTTTCTGATGTATTGGTTGGAAGAACTTCATATAAGAAAAAGG GAGTTCCATGGACAGAGGAAGAACACGGGATATTTCTAGTTGGATTGGAAAAACTTGGTAAAGGAGACTGGAGGGGCATTTCTAGGAACTTTGTCACCACAAGGACACCAACCCAAGTCGCAAGTCATGCCCAAAAGTATTTTCTTCGCCAAAATTCCCTCAATAGAAAGAGGCGTAGACGTAGTCTCTTTGACAAG GTTGGGATGGATAAATCAACTATCTTACTGTTTGATAAAAGGGTTGTCAAGACAAATGGAGCCACATCCATTTCATGTGAGAAGACACCAGATGATGAAACAAATATTTCCATGATAAATTTCAGTACTACTTCATCAAACAAAGATTCAAAGTCCAGCAGTCAACAATATTCCAATATGCCAGCTACATTAGTTGAtctttcatttattaattcaagTACTTTTACAAGTGATCCTATTTCAATTCAAGATCCACCAAAGCCAGACTTAGAGCTCACACTTGCTGCTCCAAGGCCACTCAATATTCAAAGAAGAAAACCAGGTGGACTTCTTGCTGGAAGTACAATTACTGTCGTTTGA
- the LOC132635890 gene encoding K(+) efflux antiporter 6-like isoform X3 has protein sequence MEYLITCNNLMMSFSLFTLRRCWKLWLELSPRKMTRRKRTSTCFVYFHKSFQLHHVFKLDNDHGAEETPTLIDRKDNVFIISNFKSKYPVLQLDLRLISDLVVVIVSATCGGIAFACAGQPVITGYLLAGSIVGPGGFNFVSEMVQVETVAQFGVIFLLFALGLEFSTTKLRIVRAVAVLGGLLQLLLFICLCGITASLCGGKPSEGVFVGAFLSMSSTAVVLKFLMEKNSTNALHGQVTIGILILQDCAVGLLFALLPILGGTSNVLQGLISMTKSLVMLLLFLAFLSILSRKCVPWFLKLMISLSSQTNELYQLASVAFCLLVAWCSDKLGLSLELGSFAAGVMISTTDLAQHTLEQVEPIRNFFAALFLASIGMLIHVHFLWNHVDILLASVILVVIVKTAVTSAVVKAFGYNNKTSLLVGMSLAQIGEFAFVLLSRASNVHLVEGKLYLLLLGTTALSLVTTPLLFKLIPAVVHLGVLLRWFSPDSPSEFGFKSDNFRSDSGKQRIALISKDLIHEG, from the exons ATGGAGTATCTTATAACTTGTAACAACTTAATGATGTCTTTTTCGCTGTTTACACTCAG GCGGTGTTGGAAACTGTGGCTAGAGTTAAGCCCAAGAAAAATGACACGAAGAAAGAGGACAAGTACATGCTTTGTGTATTTTCACAA ATCCTTTCAACTTCATCATGTTTTCAAACTTGATAATGACCATGGAGCAGAGGAAACCCCAACATTAATAGATAGGAAG GATAATGTCTTTATCATATCTAATTTCAAGTCCAAGTATCCGGTTTTACAGTTAGACTTGAG GTTGATATCAGATCTGGTAGTGGTCATTGTCTCTGCAACATGTGGTGGAATTGCTTTTGCTTGTGCCGGTCAACCG GTTATAACTGGATACCTACTGGCAGGATCTATTGTTGGACCTGGAGGCTTTAATTTTGTCAGTGAAATGGTGCAA GTTGAGACAGTGGCTCAGTTCGGtgtaatttttcttctttttgcttTGGGGCTAGAGTTCTCAACCACAAAG CTTCGTATTGTTCGAGCAGTTGCAGTTCTTGGAGGCCTacttcaacttcttctttttatatgtctATGTGGAATTACAGCCTCG TTGTGTGGCGGTAAACCTTCAGAGGGTGTATTCGTTGGAGCATTTCTCTCAATGTCTTCTACAGCAGTG GTGTTGAAGTTTTTGATGGAAAAGAATAGTACAAATGCACTTCACGGCCAGGTTACAATTGGCATTCTTATTTTGCAG GATTGTGCTGTAGGTCTCCTGTTTGCTTTGCTTCCAATCTTGGGAGGCACGTCCAATGTTCTGCAAGGGTTAATATCCATGACAAAGTC GTTGGTCATGTTGCTCTTATTTTTGGCTTTTTTGTCAATATTATCACGGAAGTGTGTGCCATGGTTCCTGAAGCTGATGATAAGCTTATCGTCACAG ACCAATGAACTGTATCAattggcttcagtggcattttgcCTCCTTGTAGCTTGG TGTAGTGATAAGCTAGGTCTAAGCTTAGAGTTGGGTTCATTTGCTGCTGGAGTGATGATTTCAACAACTGATCTTGCCCAACATACTCTTGAACAA GTTGAACCCATACGTAACTTCTTTGCGGCTCTTTTTCTTGCCAGTATTGGGATGCTCATCCATGTACATTTCCTCTGGAACCATGTTGATATCCTACTCGCATCAGTGATATTAGTGGTCATTGTTAAAACTGCTGTGACTTCTGCAGTTGTTAAAGCCTTTGGCTACAACAACAAAACCTCACTGCTA GTCGGAATGTCTTTAGCACAAATAGGAGAATTCGCTTTTGTTTTGCTCAGTCGTGCTTCTAATGTTCATCTGGTTGAG GGTAAATTGTACCTGCTGCTTCTAGGAACAACAGCTCTCAGTCTG GTGACTACGCCATTGCTTTTCAAGCTTATCCCTGCTGTAGTTCACCTTGGAGTGTTGCTTAGGTGGTTCTCACCTGATAGTCCAAGTGAG TTTGGATTCAAAAGTGACAACTTCCGTTCTGATAGTGGTAAACAAAGGATTGCACTGATATCCAAGGATCTGATTCATGAAGGTTAA
- the LOC132635890 gene encoding K(+) efflux antiporter 6-like isoform X2, which produces MMINIKLMMREASIIVWPSSRRCWKLWLELSPRKMTRRKRTSTCFVYFHKSFQLHHVFKLDNDHGAEETPTLIDRKDNVFIISNFKSKYPVLQLDLRLISDLVVVIVSATCGGIAFACAGQPVITGYLLAGSIVGPGGFNFVSEMVQVETVAQFGVIFLLFALGLEFSTTKLRIVRAVAVLGGLLQLLLFICLCGITASLCGGKPSEGVFVGAFLSMSSTAVVLKFLMEKNSTNALHGQVTIGILILQDCAVGLLFALLPILGGTSNVLQGLISMTKSLVMLLLFLAFLSILSRKCVPWFLKLMISLSSQTNELYQLASVAFCLLVAWCSDKLGLSLELGSFAAGVMISTTDLAQHTLEQVEPIRNFFAALFLASIGMLIHVHFLWNHVDILLASVILVVIVKTAVTSAVVKAFGYNNKTSLLVGMSLAQIGEFAFVLLSRASNVHLVEGKLYLLLLGTTALSLVTTPLLFKLIPAVVHLGVLLRWFSPDSPSEFGFKSDNFRSDSGKQRIALISKDLIHEG; this is translated from the exons ATGATGATAAACATCAAG CTAATGATGCGGGAAGCTTCAATAATAGTGTGGCCGAGCAGCAG GCGGTGTTGGAAACTGTGGCTAGAGTTAAGCCCAAGAAAAATGACACGAAGAAAGAGGACAAGTACATGCTTTGTGTATTTTCACAA ATCCTTTCAACTTCATCATGTTTTCAAACTTGATAATGACCATGGAGCAGAGGAAACCCCAACATTAATAGATAGGAAG GATAATGTCTTTATCATATCTAATTTCAAGTCCAAGTATCCGGTTTTACAGTTAGACTTGAG GTTGATATCAGATCTGGTAGTGGTCATTGTCTCTGCAACATGTGGTGGAATTGCTTTTGCTTGTGCCGGTCAACCG GTTATAACTGGATACCTACTGGCAGGATCTATTGTTGGACCTGGAGGCTTTAATTTTGTCAGTGAAATGGTGCAA GTTGAGACAGTGGCTCAGTTCGGtgtaatttttcttctttttgcttTGGGGCTAGAGTTCTCAACCACAAAG CTTCGTATTGTTCGAGCAGTTGCAGTTCTTGGAGGCCTacttcaacttcttctttttatatgtctATGTGGAATTACAGCCTCG TTGTGTGGCGGTAAACCTTCAGAGGGTGTATTCGTTGGAGCATTTCTCTCAATGTCTTCTACAGCAGTG GTGTTGAAGTTTTTGATGGAAAAGAATAGTACAAATGCACTTCACGGCCAGGTTACAATTGGCATTCTTATTTTGCAG GATTGTGCTGTAGGTCTCCTGTTTGCTTTGCTTCCAATCTTGGGAGGCACGTCCAATGTTCTGCAAGGGTTAATATCCATGACAAAGTC GTTGGTCATGTTGCTCTTATTTTTGGCTTTTTTGTCAATATTATCACGGAAGTGTGTGCCATGGTTCCTGAAGCTGATGATAAGCTTATCGTCACAG ACCAATGAACTGTATCAattggcttcagtggcattttgcCTCCTTGTAGCTTGG TGTAGTGATAAGCTAGGTCTAAGCTTAGAGTTGGGTTCATTTGCTGCTGGAGTGATGATTTCAACAACTGATCTTGCCCAACATACTCTTGAACAA GTTGAACCCATACGTAACTTCTTTGCGGCTCTTTTTCTTGCCAGTATTGGGATGCTCATCCATGTACATTTCCTCTGGAACCATGTTGATATCCTACTCGCATCAGTGATATTAGTGGTCATTGTTAAAACTGCTGTGACTTCTGCAGTTGTTAAAGCCTTTGGCTACAACAACAAAACCTCACTGCTA GTCGGAATGTCTTTAGCACAAATAGGAGAATTCGCTTTTGTTTTGCTCAGTCGTGCTTCTAATGTTCATCTGGTTGAG GGTAAATTGTACCTGCTGCTTCTAGGAACAACAGCTCTCAGTCTG GTGACTACGCCATTGCTTTTCAAGCTTATCCCTGCTGTAGTTCACCTTGGAGTGTTGCTTAGGTGGTTCTCACCTGATAGTCCAAGTGAG TTTGGATTCAAAAGTGACAACTTCCGTTCTGATAGTGGTAAACAAAGGATTGCACTGATATCCAAGGATCTGATTCATGAAGGTTAA